The Glycine soja cultivar W05 chromosome 8, ASM419377v2, whole genome shotgun sequence genome has a window encoding:
- the LOC114423202 gene encoding uncharacterized protein At4g14342 isoform X1, whose amino-acid sequence MKFRLRFNFASDRFNINSQLEHLQAKYVGTGHADLNRFEWAVNIQRDSYASYIGHYPLLGFFAIAENESIGRERYSFMQKMLLPCGLPPEREED is encoded by the exons ATGAAGTTCAGGCTGCGATTCAATTTT GCCAGTGATAGGTTTAACATCAATTCCCAGCTTGAGCATCTCCAAGCCAAATATGTTGGAACTGGCCATGCCGATTTGAACAGATT TGAGTGGGCAGTGAACATTCAACGAGATAGCTATGCATCATATATTGGACACTACCCTTTACTGGGATTCTTTGCTATTGCTGAAAATGAATCTATTGGAAGAGAACGCTACAGCTTTATGcag AAAATGCTCCTGCCTTGTGGTTTGCCTCCCGAAAGAGAAGAAGATTAA
- the LOC114423202 gene encoding uncharacterized protein At4g14342 isoform X2: MQASDRFNINSQLEHLQAKYVGTGHADLNRFEWAVNIQRDSYASYIGHYPLLGFFAIAENESIGRERYSFMQKMLLPCGLPPEREED, encoded by the exons ATGCAG GCCAGTGATAGGTTTAACATCAATTCCCAGCTTGAGCATCTCCAAGCCAAATATGTTGGAACTGGCCATGCCGATTTGAACAGATT TGAGTGGGCAGTGAACATTCAACGAGATAGCTATGCATCATATATTGGACACTACCCTTTACTGGGATTCTTTGCTATTGCTGAAAATGAATCTATTGGAAGAGAACGCTACAGCTTTATGcag AAAATGCTCCTGCCTTGTGGTTTGCCTCCCGAAAGAGAAGAAGATTAA